A region of Anguilla rostrata isolate EN2019 chromosome 10, ASM1855537v3, whole genome shotgun sequence DNA encodes the following proteins:
- the unc119.1 gene encoding protein unc-119 homolog B isoform X1 encodes MSGPKPRAEMPTNVNGPDTDAGSTGPTRDRKPAGGVLKRLKSRRNQPDRRPVTEEELRALGRDITPDEVLGLRVVTRDYLCKPEDNVYNIDFTRFKIRDLETGTVLFEIAKPPNCDAEEDDEENVDGDSSAGRFVRYQFTPAFLRLRTIGATVEFTVGDRPVNSFRMIERHYFRERLLKNFDFDFGFCIPNSRNTCEHIYEFPQLPEDLIRQMVEHPYETRSDSFYFVDNKLIMHNKADYAYNGDLQVTDNFSLTAFGEIMSQKARKHCQ; translated from the exons ATGAGCGGTCCTAAGCCTCGAGCCGAAATGCCAACGAATGTAAATGGCCCAGATACTGATGCAGGATCCACAGGTCCTACCAGAGACCGCAAGCCTGCTGGAGGTGTCCTGAAGAGACTAAAGTCCCGGCGAAACCAACCGGATAGGCGGCCTGTTACGGAAGAGGAGCTCCGGGCGCTGGGCAGAGACATCACTCCAGATGAAGTCCTTGGGCTACGGGTTGTCACTCGAG ATTACCTGTGTAAACCAGAGGACAACGTGTACAACATCGATTTCACGCGCTTCAAGATCAGGGACCTGGAGACGGGCACGGTGCTGTTTGAGATTGCCAAACCCCCAAACTGCG ACGCTGAAGAGGATGATGAGGAGAATGTAGATGGAGACTCCAGTGCCGGGCGTTTTGTTCGCTATCAGTTCACACCTGCCTTCCTGAGACTGCGCACCATAGGTGCTAC tgtgGAGTTCACTGTGGGCGACCGGCCGGTGAACAGCTTCCGAATGATAGAGCGGCACTACTTCAGGGAACGCCTCCTGAAGAACTTTGACTTCGACTTTGGCTTCTGCATCCCCAACAGTCGCAACACCTGCGAACACATATACGAGTTTCCCCAGTTGCCTGAGGATCTCA TTCGTCAGATGGTGGAGCATCCTTATGAGACCAGATCAGACAGCTTCTATTTCGTGGACAACAAACTCATCATGCACAACAAAGCAGACTATGCCTACAACGGGG ATCTGCAAGTCACAGATAATTTTAGTCTGACAGCTTTCGGTGAAATTATGTCTCAGAAAGCGCGCAAGCACTGCCAATGA
- the unc119.1 gene encoding protein unc-119 homolog B isoform X2: MSGPKPRAEMPTNVNGPDTDAGSTGPTRDRKPAGGVLKRLKSRRNQPDRRPVTEEELRALGRDITPDEVLGLRVVTRDYLCKPEDNVYNIDFTRFKIRDLETGTVLFEIAKPPNCDAEEDDEENVDGDSSAGRFVRYQFTPAFLRLRTIGATVEFTVGDRPVNSFRMIERHYFRERLLKNFDFDFGFCIPNSRNTCEHIYEFPQLPEDLIRQMVEHPYETRSDSFYFVDNKLIMHNKADYAYNGGQ, from the exons ATGAGCGGTCCTAAGCCTCGAGCCGAAATGCCAACGAATGTAAATGGCCCAGATACTGATGCAGGATCCACAGGTCCTACCAGAGACCGCAAGCCTGCTGGAGGTGTCCTGAAGAGACTAAAGTCCCGGCGAAACCAACCGGATAGGCGGCCTGTTACGGAAGAGGAGCTCCGGGCGCTGGGCAGAGACATCACTCCAGATGAAGTCCTTGGGCTACGGGTTGTCACTCGAG ATTACCTGTGTAAACCAGAGGACAACGTGTACAACATCGATTTCACGCGCTTCAAGATCAGGGACCTGGAGACGGGCACGGTGCTGTTTGAGATTGCCAAACCCCCAAACTGCG ACGCTGAAGAGGATGATGAGGAGAATGTAGATGGAGACTCCAGTGCCGGGCGTTTTGTTCGCTATCAGTTCACACCTGCCTTCCTGAGACTGCGCACCATAGGTGCTAC tgtgGAGTTCACTGTGGGCGACCGGCCGGTGAACAGCTTCCGAATGATAGAGCGGCACTACTTCAGGGAACGCCTCCTGAAGAACTTTGACTTCGACTTTGGCTTCTGCATCCCCAACAGTCGCAACACCTGCGAACACATATACGAGTTTCCCCAGTTGCCTGAGGATCTCA TTCGTCAGATGGTGGAGCATCCTTATGAGACCAGATCAGACAGCTTCTATTTCGTGGACAACAAACTCATCATGCACAACAAAGCAGACTATGCCTACAACGGGGGTCAGTAG